Proteins encoded in a region of the Oscarella lobularis chromosome 17, ooOscLobu1.1, whole genome shotgun sequence genome:
- the LOC136197317 gene encoding uncharacterized protein isoform X2 — MSTREQRLIYVLAFSVVEKRLPLEAAAILEYLRRRGVKVERGASSRPVNDGEERVGDAVTMLKSLFELLSTSNDSRKEHFSVFCSALRQNNPHVWETYLLRFTDLNDGELDSMCKGIARDPFSYAEGTTPCSDVQSDVEIMGLSSRKSFFRLDDLPNDEIEVILRSIWKHFQCMESKRTDGARFGCKPKELCVQKAVGRPRKMHPLPKKKQFETDVSRAMLHSSAQSGKLDCKRLLWRILDNKKERKHLRNIAKAKRKLSHLHLDSRVVTNASQDSVEFEKRLYEFCCEEIGQYWLPLGLRLGSSLVELEAVGDEFDRYGDSYKALAVVRKHMADEDGDATFSKIRAILLEIKRSSATSAQTTKMPSNVPRTARQFYGRVSELDAIERFFWGRRTRESHLSPISHKLQFICGIGGVGKTHLAMQYANCQENAYRRGLVCINAKSYMTMEASLREYFMLEKARGEGNLDISGGATLQQLFSMFYERVKQSNRLLILLDNADELDTIADFLPPSSVACHVLITTRATGQNEVFQRKNSTALVLETLDESAAVSALIGLSGKSKEDLSRTELDAVRKIAIEAPVEGLPIAISHAASYVQRHDRVTFTVYWEKLVEEKRQLEAASLNLRTFLRYFRLSHLENVLRRARVTTPTSLLRLKIEHLEVSLFDRQSLTNAIETLNTRRHAFLTWEMDISDIEENYPSAYSVLSCCSVMLPKSIPQEVISAALSKIHPNSTPLRLVESLSALKKYTLLKRDEFNDGSEVYNLHHLVHRSIFERLRANKEALEHVLVTVGDVMVSLMSSCQLRYIGERSRIHPHYFSVVKSMICLRMLPSDTRHICIALDITFINGEYGIVKELSSMLIANVNEMSNVSGKEKSEILRNCYILLSSVAAFQDDHIGGKKHFYKAFGKRSIEDFTEDELASMPNGLVVAAALYATRQDADYIFSKMAKLTRYRDVLRPTFYEMAFAFFQSGKVEMYQHLKGVFVSFSTSHSEPAVELTGLLCLAFCMLHESKYQEALDYFKQLLEFYKAFGSVLSPLEEMAVRVAAFDCCERTRQYEFGHEVLKKGLDEVKASLSADNFFSINYHTRYGYSLYLLGKFTEAVSQMRLCLAVCPQSREPFLVRNVTYICMSLMKLGKRDEIVQTLHEFEHVLQNFAVDCDNDAFLMSAKDCFYLSKVYAAMEKWNEAVALLKNRLSMYENFGTPPSSTALSMSALLALCLQKMGLIEEAYNLTNSALLHYNPRLFSDDSTLSLLSRVQSWSAQELGKGGDSIP, encoded by the exons atgtctACGAGAGAGCAGCGACTCATTTACGTCTTGGCCTTCAgtgtcgtcgaaaagcgtcTGCCTCTCGAAGCGGCAGCCATTCTTGAATACTTGCGACGGAGAGGGGTAAAAGTCGAGAGAGGGGCCTCTTCTCGACCTGtcaacgacggcgaggagAGAGTGGGAGATGCCGTCACCATGCTTAAATCACTTTTTGAGTTGCTTTCTACGAGCAATGATAGTCGAAAGGAGCACTTCTCCGTATTTTGCTCGGCTCTTCGTCAGAATAATCCTCACGTTTGGGAAACGTACCTTCTGCGTTTCACAG ATCTGAACGACGGAGAGTTGGACTCTATGTGCAAAGGAATTGCACGTGATCCATTCAGTTACGCCGAAGGCA CTACGCCCTGCAGTGATGTTCAATCAGATGTTGAAATCATGGGCTTGTCTTCTCGCAAAA GCTTCTTTCGTTTGGATGATCTGCCAAATGACGAGATAGAAGTAATTCTTAGATCTATTTGGAAGCATTTTCAATGTATGGAATCAAAGAGGACAGATGGAGCACGTTTTG GGTGCAAGCCGAAAGAGCTGTGCGTTCAAAAAGCCGTCGGACGTCCACGGAAGATGCATCCATTgcctaagaaaaaacaatttgaAACAGACGTTTCACGAGCTATGCTTCATTCTTCCGCGCAGTCAG GAAAACTGGATTGCAAACGTCTGCTTTGGAGGATATTGGACAAtaagaaagagaggaaacACTTGCGGAATATTGCCAAGGCTAAGAGGAAACTGTCTCATTTGCATTTAGACTCAC GCGTTGTAACGAATGCAAGCCAAGATTCAGTGGAGTTTGAGAAGCGTCTCTACGAGTTTTGCTGTGAAGAGATTGGCCAGTATTGGCTTCCTCTAGGTCTTCGTCTTGGCTCGTCCTTGGTCGAGCTAGAGGCAGTTGGAGACGAATTTGATCGATATGGTGACAGCTACAAGGCTTTAGCTGTCGTAAGAAAACACATGGCTGACGAGGACGGTGATGCGACATTCAGCAAAATTCGCGCTATTCTCCTCGAAATAAAGCGAAGCAGCGCTACCTCTGCTCAAACTACGAAAATGCCCTCAA ATGTACCACGGACAGCTCGACAATTTTACGGCCGTGTTTCGGAATTGGATGCAATTGAGCGTTTTTTCTGGGGCAGAAGAACCAGGGAAAGTCACTTGTCTCCTATCTCTCACAAGTTGCAG TTTATCTGTGGAATTGGTGGAGTTGGAAAAACACATCTTGCTATGCAATATGCCAACTGCCAAGAAAATGCTTATCGGCGTGGTTTGGTTTGCATCAATGCAAAGTCTTACATGACAATGGAAGCTTCTCTGCGCGAATAT TTTATGTTGGAAAAGGCCAGGGGTGAAGGCAACCTCGATATTTCAGGCGGAGCAACTCTTCAGCAGTTATTTTCGATGTTTTATGAACGAGTCAAGCAGAGCAATCGATTACTGATTCTGTTGGACAATGCTGACGAACTCGACACCATTGCAGATTTTCTTCCCCCATCTTCCGTTGCTTGTCATGTCTTGATTACAACTCGAGCGACAGGACAAAATGAAgtttttcaaagaaagaacTCCACTGCTCTGGTTCTTGAGACGCTTGACGAATCAGCTGCTGTCTCAGCTCTAATCGGGTTATCAGGCAAAAGTAAAGAGGACTTGTCTCGCACCGAACTTGATGCTGTGCGAAAGATTGCCATAGAGGCACCTGTTGAGGGACTTCCCATTGCTATTAGTCATGCTGCCTCGTATGTACAACGTCACGACCGTGTCACTTTTACAGTTTATTGGGAGaaactcgtcgaagagaagcgTCAACTCGAAGCGGCTTCGTTGAATTTACGTACTTTTCTTCGCTACTTTCGACTTTCGCACCTAGAAAATGTTTTGCGACGCGCTCGTGTCACAACTCCAACCTCTTTGCTTCGTTTGAAGATTGAACATCTTGAAGTAAGCTTGTTCGACAGACAATCTCTCACCAATGCCATTGAGACACTAAACACTAGGCGTCACGCTTTCCTCACTTGGGAGATGGATATATCAGACATTGAAGAGAATTATCCGTCAGCGTATTCCGTTCTTTCGTGCTGCTCCGTTATGCTTCCTAAATCGATTCCCCAAGAGGTGATTTCTGCTgcactttcaaaaattcaTCCCAACTCGACGCCTTTGCGACTCGTCGAAAGTCTAAGCGCCTTGAAAAAGTACACACTATTAAAGCGAGACGAATTCAACGACGGAAGCGAAGTTTACAACTTGCACCATCTCGTCCACCGCAGCATTTTCGAACGATTGAGAGCAAACAAAGAAGCATTGGAGCACGTGCTCGTAACCGTGGGAGACGTGATGGTAAGCTTGATGAGCAGTTGCCAGTTGAGGTACATCGGTGAGCGTAGTAGAATACATCCTCATTACTTTTCGGTGGTAAAGAGTATGATATGTCTGCGAATGCTTCCTAGCGACACTCGTCACATCTGTATTGCTCTTGATATTACCTTTATAAATGGCGAATATGGAATTGTGAAGGAGTTGTCTTCTATGCTAATTGCCAATGTCAACGAGATGTCAAATGTGtcgggaaaagaaaaaagtgaaatTCTGCGTAATT GTTATATATTGCTGAGCTCTGTAGCTGCCTTTCAAGATGACCATATTGGAGGCAAGAAACATTTCTATAAAGCGTTCGGAAAGAGAAGCATTGAAGATTTTACGGAGGACGAACTGGCTTCAATGCCTAATG GTCTAGTCGTTGCTGCAGCGCTTTATGCAACCCGTCAGGATGCTGATTATATATTTAGCAAAATGGCTAAGTTAACGCGATATAGAGATGTGCTAAGACCGA CGTTTTATGAGATGGCATTCGCATTTTTTCAAAGTGGTAAAGTCGAAATGTACCAACACCTTAAAGGagttttcgtttcgttttcgacttCGCATTCTGAACCTGCAGTAGAGCTTACAG gaCTTCTTTGCCTTGCTTTCTGCATGTTACATGAGAGCAAGTATCAAGAGGCTCTTGACTACTTTAAGCAACTTTTGGAATTTTATAAAGCCTTTGGCTCAGTTTTATCGCCACTAGAAGAGATGGCAG TACGCGTGGCGGCTTTTGACTGCTGCGAACGGACACGCCAATATGAATTTGGACACGAAGTGTTGAAGAAAGGATTGGATGAAGTTAAAGCTAGTTTATCGGCTGACAactttttttcaattaatt atcATACGAGGTACGGGTACAGTCTGTATTTGCTTGGTAAGTTCACCGAGGCTGTCAGTCAAATGAGGCTTTGCCTTGCGGTTTGTCCTCAGTCAAGGGAACCGTTTCTAGTGAGAA ACGTTACTTACATTTGTATGTCACTGATGAAACTCGGAAAACGTGACGAAATAGTTCAAACTTTGCATGAGTTTGAACATGTTTTGCAAAATTTTGCTGTTGATTGCGACAACGATGCTTTTTTAATGAGCGCTAAGG ATTGTTTCTATTTGTCGAAGGTTTATGCTGCGATGGAGAAGTGGAACGAAGCTGTAGCTCTACTAAAGAACAGATTATCCATGTACGAAAACTTTGGAACGCCACCTAGCTCTACAGCTCTTTCAA TGTCAGCTCTTCTGGCACTGTGCCTGCAAAAGATGGGGTTAATTGAGGAAGCATACAATTTGACGAATTCGGCACTTCTTCACTACAATCCAAGGCTATTTTCAGATGACAGTACATTGTCATTAC ttagTAGAGTACAGTCATGGTCTGCCCAAGAGTTAGGAAAAGGCGGCGACTCTATTCCATGA
- the LOC136197317 gene encoding uncharacterized protein isoform X1, with protein sequence MSTREQRLIYVLAFSVVEKRLPLEAAAILEYLRRRGVKVERGASSRPVNDGEERVGDAVTMLKSLFELLSTSNDSRKEHFSVFCSALRQNNPHVWETYLLRFTDLNDGELDSMCKGIARDPFSYAEGTTPCSDVQSDVEIMGLSSRKSFFRLDDLPNDEIEVILRSIWKHFQCMESKRTDGARFGCKPKELCVQKAVGRPRKMHPLPKKKQFETDVSRAMLHSSAQSGKLDCKRLLWRILDNKKERKHLRNIAKAKRKLSHLHLDSRVVTNASQDSVEFEKRLYEFCCEEIGQYWLPLGLRLGSSLVELEAVGDEFDRYGDSYKALAVVRKHMADEDGDATFSKIRAILLEIKRSSATSAQTTKMPSNVPRTARQFYGRVSELDAIERFFWGRRTRESHLSPISHKLQFICGIGGVGKTHLAMQYANCQENAYRRGLVCINAKSYMTMEASLREYFMLEKARGEGNLDISGGATLQQLFSMFYERVKQSNRLLILLDNADELDTIADFLPPSSVACHVLITTRATGQNEVFQRKNSTALVLETLDESAAVSALIGLSGKSKEDLSRTELDAVRKIAIEAPVEGLPIAISHAASYVQRHDRVTFTVYWEKLVEEKRQLEAASLNLRTFLRYFRLSHLENVLRRARVTTPTSLLRLKIEHLEVSLFDRQSLTNAIETLNTRRHAFLTWEMDISDIEENYPSAYSVLSCCSVMLPKSIPQEVISAALSKIHPNSTPLRLVESLSALKKYTLLKRDEFNDGSEVYNLHHLVHRSIFERLRANKEALEHVLVTVGDVMVSLMSSCQLRYIGERSRIHPHYFSVVKSMICLRMLPSDTRHICIALDITFINGEYGIVKELSSMLIANVNEMSNVSGKEKSEILRNCMCYILLSSVAAFQDDHIGGKKHFYKAFGKRSIEDFTEDELASMPNGLVVAAALYATRQDADYIFSKMAKLTRYRDVLRPTFYEMAFAFFQSGKVEMYQHLKGVFVSFSTSHSEPAVELTGLLCLAFCMLHESKYQEALDYFKQLLEFYKAFGSVLSPLEEMAVRVAAFDCCERTRQYEFGHEVLKKGLDEVKASLSADNFFSINYHTRYGYSLYLLGKFTEAVSQMRLCLAVCPQSREPFLVRNVTYICMSLMKLGKRDEIVQTLHEFEHVLQNFAVDCDNDAFLMSAKDCFYLSKVYAAMEKWNEAVALLKNRLSMYENFGTPPSSTALSMSALLALCLQKMGLIEEAYNLTNSALLHYNPRLFSDDSTLSLLSRVQSWSAQELGKGGDSIP encoded by the exons atgtctACGAGAGAGCAGCGACTCATTTACGTCTTGGCCTTCAgtgtcgtcgaaaagcgtcTGCCTCTCGAAGCGGCAGCCATTCTTGAATACTTGCGACGGAGAGGGGTAAAAGTCGAGAGAGGGGCCTCTTCTCGACCTGtcaacgacggcgaggagAGAGTGGGAGATGCCGTCACCATGCTTAAATCACTTTTTGAGTTGCTTTCTACGAGCAATGATAGTCGAAAGGAGCACTTCTCCGTATTTTGCTCGGCTCTTCGTCAGAATAATCCTCACGTTTGGGAAACGTACCTTCTGCGTTTCACAG ATCTGAACGACGGAGAGTTGGACTCTATGTGCAAAGGAATTGCACGTGATCCATTCAGTTACGCCGAAGGCA CTACGCCCTGCAGTGATGTTCAATCAGATGTTGAAATCATGGGCTTGTCTTCTCGCAAAA GCTTCTTTCGTTTGGATGATCTGCCAAATGACGAGATAGAAGTAATTCTTAGATCTATTTGGAAGCATTTTCAATGTATGGAATCAAAGAGGACAGATGGAGCACGTTTTG GGTGCAAGCCGAAAGAGCTGTGCGTTCAAAAAGCCGTCGGACGTCCACGGAAGATGCATCCATTgcctaagaaaaaacaatttgaAACAGACGTTTCACGAGCTATGCTTCATTCTTCCGCGCAGTCAG GAAAACTGGATTGCAAACGTCTGCTTTGGAGGATATTGGACAAtaagaaagagaggaaacACTTGCGGAATATTGCCAAGGCTAAGAGGAAACTGTCTCATTTGCATTTAGACTCAC GCGTTGTAACGAATGCAAGCCAAGATTCAGTGGAGTTTGAGAAGCGTCTCTACGAGTTTTGCTGTGAAGAGATTGGCCAGTATTGGCTTCCTCTAGGTCTTCGTCTTGGCTCGTCCTTGGTCGAGCTAGAGGCAGTTGGAGACGAATTTGATCGATATGGTGACAGCTACAAGGCTTTAGCTGTCGTAAGAAAACACATGGCTGACGAGGACGGTGATGCGACATTCAGCAAAATTCGCGCTATTCTCCTCGAAATAAAGCGAAGCAGCGCTACCTCTGCTCAAACTACGAAAATGCCCTCAA ATGTACCACGGACAGCTCGACAATTTTACGGCCGTGTTTCGGAATTGGATGCAATTGAGCGTTTTTTCTGGGGCAGAAGAACCAGGGAAAGTCACTTGTCTCCTATCTCTCACAAGTTGCAG TTTATCTGTGGAATTGGTGGAGTTGGAAAAACACATCTTGCTATGCAATATGCCAACTGCCAAGAAAATGCTTATCGGCGTGGTTTGGTTTGCATCAATGCAAAGTCTTACATGACAATGGAAGCTTCTCTGCGCGAATAT TTTATGTTGGAAAAGGCCAGGGGTGAAGGCAACCTCGATATTTCAGGCGGAGCAACTCTTCAGCAGTTATTTTCGATGTTTTATGAACGAGTCAAGCAGAGCAATCGATTACTGATTCTGTTGGACAATGCTGACGAACTCGACACCATTGCAGATTTTCTTCCCCCATCTTCCGTTGCTTGTCATGTCTTGATTACAACTCGAGCGACAGGACAAAATGAAgtttttcaaagaaagaacTCCACTGCTCTGGTTCTTGAGACGCTTGACGAATCAGCTGCTGTCTCAGCTCTAATCGGGTTATCAGGCAAAAGTAAAGAGGACTTGTCTCGCACCGAACTTGATGCTGTGCGAAAGATTGCCATAGAGGCACCTGTTGAGGGACTTCCCATTGCTATTAGTCATGCTGCCTCGTATGTACAACGTCACGACCGTGTCACTTTTACAGTTTATTGGGAGaaactcgtcgaagagaagcgTCAACTCGAAGCGGCTTCGTTGAATTTACGTACTTTTCTTCGCTACTTTCGACTTTCGCACCTAGAAAATGTTTTGCGACGCGCTCGTGTCACAACTCCAACCTCTTTGCTTCGTTTGAAGATTGAACATCTTGAAGTAAGCTTGTTCGACAGACAATCTCTCACCAATGCCATTGAGACACTAAACACTAGGCGTCACGCTTTCCTCACTTGGGAGATGGATATATCAGACATTGAAGAGAATTATCCGTCAGCGTATTCCGTTCTTTCGTGCTGCTCCGTTATGCTTCCTAAATCGATTCCCCAAGAGGTGATTTCTGCTgcactttcaaaaattcaTCCCAACTCGACGCCTTTGCGACTCGTCGAAAGTCTAAGCGCCTTGAAAAAGTACACACTATTAAAGCGAGACGAATTCAACGACGGAAGCGAAGTTTACAACTTGCACCATCTCGTCCACCGCAGCATTTTCGAACGATTGAGAGCAAACAAAGAAGCATTGGAGCACGTGCTCGTAACCGTGGGAGACGTGATGGTAAGCTTGATGAGCAGTTGCCAGTTGAGGTACATCGGTGAGCGTAGTAGAATACATCCTCATTACTTTTCGGTGGTAAAGAGTATGATATGTCTGCGAATGCTTCCTAGCGACACTCGTCACATCTGTATTGCTCTTGATATTACCTTTATAAATGGCGAATATGGAATTGTGAAGGAGTTGTCTTCTATGCTAATTGCCAATGTCAACGAGATGTCAAATGTGtcgggaaaagaaaaaagtgaaatTCTGCGTAATTGTATGT GTTATATATTGCTGAGCTCTGTAGCTGCCTTTCAAGATGACCATATTGGAGGCAAGAAACATTTCTATAAAGCGTTCGGAAAGAGAAGCATTGAAGATTTTACGGAGGACGAACTGGCTTCAATGCCTAATG GTCTAGTCGTTGCTGCAGCGCTTTATGCAACCCGTCAGGATGCTGATTATATATTTAGCAAAATGGCTAAGTTAACGCGATATAGAGATGTGCTAAGACCGA CGTTTTATGAGATGGCATTCGCATTTTTTCAAAGTGGTAAAGTCGAAATGTACCAACACCTTAAAGGagttttcgtttcgttttcgacttCGCATTCTGAACCTGCAGTAGAGCTTACAG gaCTTCTTTGCCTTGCTTTCTGCATGTTACATGAGAGCAAGTATCAAGAGGCTCTTGACTACTTTAAGCAACTTTTGGAATTTTATAAAGCCTTTGGCTCAGTTTTATCGCCACTAGAAGAGATGGCAG TACGCGTGGCGGCTTTTGACTGCTGCGAACGGACACGCCAATATGAATTTGGACACGAAGTGTTGAAGAAAGGATTGGATGAAGTTAAAGCTAGTTTATCGGCTGACAactttttttcaattaatt atcATACGAGGTACGGGTACAGTCTGTATTTGCTTGGTAAGTTCACCGAGGCTGTCAGTCAAATGAGGCTTTGCCTTGCGGTTTGTCCTCAGTCAAGGGAACCGTTTCTAGTGAGAA ACGTTACTTACATTTGTATGTCACTGATGAAACTCGGAAAACGTGACGAAATAGTTCAAACTTTGCATGAGTTTGAACATGTTTTGCAAAATTTTGCTGTTGATTGCGACAACGATGCTTTTTTAATGAGCGCTAAGG ATTGTTTCTATTTGTCGAAGGTTTATGCTGCGATGGAGAAGTGGAACGAAGCTGTAGCTCTACTAAAGAACAGATTATCCATGTACGAAAACTTTGGAACGCCACCTAGCTCTACAGCTCTTTCAA TGTCAGCTCTTCTGGCACTGTGCCTGCAAAAGATGGGGTTAATTGAGGAAGCATACAATTTGACGAATTCGGCACTTCTTCACTACAATCCAAGGCTATTTTCAGATGACAGTACATTGTCATTAC ttagTAGAGTACAGTCATGGTCTGCCCAAGAGTTAGGAAAAGGCGGCGACTCTATTCCATGA
- the LOC136197317 gene encoding uncharacterized protein isoform X4, with protein MCKGIARDPFSYAEGTTPCSDVQSDVEIMGLSSRKSFFRLDDLPNDEIEVILRSIWKHFQCMESKRTDGARFGCKPKELCVQKAVGRPRKMHPLPKKKQFETDVSRAMLHSSAQSGKLDCKRLLWRILDNKKERKHLRNIAKAKRKLSHLHLDSRVVTNASQDSVEFEKRLYEFCCEEIGQYWLPLGLRLGSSLVELEAVGDEFDRYGDSYKALAVVRKHMADEDGDATFSKIRAILLEIKRSSATSAQTTKMPSNVPRTARQFYGRVSELDAIERFFWGRRTRESHLSPISHKLQFICGIGGVGKTHLAMQYANCQENAYRRGLVCINAKSYMTMEASLREYFMLEKARGEGNLDISGGATLQQLFSMFYERVKQSNRLLILLDNADELDTIADFLPPSSVACHVLITTRATGQNEVFQRKNSTALVLETLDESAAVSALIGLSGKSKEDLSRTELDAVRKIAIEAPVEGLPIAISHAASYVQRHDRVTFTVYWEKLVEEKRQLEAASLNLRTFLRYFRLSHLENVLRRARVTTPTSLLRLKIEHLEVSLFDRQSLTNAIETLNTRRHAFLTWEMDISDIEENYPSAYSVLSCCSVMLPKSIPQEVISAALSKIHPNSTPLRLVESLSALKKYTLLKRDEFNDGSEVYNLHHLVHRSIFERLRANKEALEHVLVTVGDVMVSLMSSCQLRYIGERSRIHPHYFSVVKSMICLRMLPSDTRHICIALDITFINGEYGIVKELSSMLIANVNEMSNVSGKEKSEILRNCMCYILLSSVAAFQDDHIGGKKHFYKAFGKRSIEDFTEDELASMPNGLVVAAALYATRQDADYIFSKMAKLTRYRDVLRPTFYEMAFAFFQSGKVEMYQHLKGVFVSFSTSHSEPAVELTGLLCLAFCMLHESKYQEALDYFKQLLEFYKAFGSVLSPLEEMAVRVAAFDCCERTRQYEFGHEVLKKGLDEVKASLSADNFFSINYHTRYGYSLYLLGKFTEAVSQMRLCLAVCPQSREPFLVRNVTYICMSLMKLGKRDEIVQTLHEFEHVLQNFAVDCDNDAFLMSAKDCFYLSKVYAAMEKWNEAVALLKNRLSMYENFGTPPSSTALSMSALLALCLQKMGLIEEAYNLTNSALLHYNPRLFSDDSTLSLLSRVQSWSAQELGKGGDSIP; from the exons ATGTGCAAAGGAATTGCACGTGATCCATTCAGTTACGCCGAAGGCA CTACGCCCTGCAGTGATGTTCAATCAGATGTTGAAATCATGGGCTTGTCTTCTCGCAAAA GCTTCTTTCGTTTGGATGATCTGCCAAATGACGAGATAGAAGTAATTCTTAGATCTATTTGGAAGCATTTTCAATGTATGGAATCAAAGAGGACAGATGGAGCACGTTTTG GGTGCAAGCCGAAAGAGCTGTGCGTTCAAAAAGCCGTCGGACGTCCACGGAAGATGCATCCATTgcctaagaaaaaacaatttgaAACAGACGTTTCACGAGCTATGCTTCATTCTTCCGCGCAGTCAG GAAAACTGGATTGCAAACGTCTGCTTTGGAGGATATTGGACAAtaagaaagagaggaaacACTTGCGGAATATTGCCAAGGCTAAGAGGAAACTGTCTCATTTGCATTTAGACTCAC GCGTTGTAACGAATGCAAGCCAAGATTCAGTGGAGTTTGAGAAGCGTCTCTACGAGTTTTGCTGTGAAGAGATTGGCCAGTATTGGCTTCCTCTAGGTCTTCGTCTTGGCTCGTCCTTGGTCGAGCTAGAGGCAGTTGGAGACGAATTTGATCGATATGGTGACAGCTACAAGGCTTTAGCTGTCGTAAGAAAACACATGGCTGACGAGGACGGTGATGCGACATTCAGCAAAATTCGCGCTATTCTCCTCGAAATAAAGCGAAGCAGCGCTACCTCTGCTCAAACTACGAAAATGCCCTCAA ATGTACCACGGACAGCTCGACAATTTTACGGCCGTGTTTCGGAATTGGATGCAATTGAGCGTTTTTTCTGGGGCAGAAGAACCAGGGAAAGTCACTTGTCTCCTATCTCTCACAAGTTGCAG TTTATCTGTGGAATTGGTGGAGTTGGAAAAACACATCTTGCTATGCAATATGCCAACTGCCAAGAAAATGCTTATCGGCGTGGTTTGGTTTGCATCAATGCAAAGTCTTACATGACAATGGAAGCTTCTCTGCGCGAATAT TTTATGTTGGAAAAGGCCAGGGGTGAAGGCAACCTCGATATTTCAGGCGGAGCAACTCTTCAGCAGTTATTTTCGATGTTTTATGAACGAGTCAAGCAGAGCAATCGATTACTGATTCTGTTGGACAATGCTGACGAACTCGACACCATTGCAGATTTTCTTCCCCCATCTTCCGTTGCTTGTCATGTCTTGATTACAACTCGAGCGACAGGACAAAATGAAgtttttcaaagaaagaacTCCACTGCTCTGGTTCTTGAGACGCTTGACGAATCAGCTGCTGTCTCAGCTCTAATCGGGTTATCAGGCAAAAGTAAAGAGGACTTGTCTCGCACCGAACTTGATGCTGTGCGAAAGATTGCCATAGAGGCACCTGTTGAGGGACTTCCCATTGCTATTAGTCATGCTGCCTCGTATGTACAACGTCACGACCGTGTCACTTTTACAGTTTATTGGGAGaaactcgtcgaagagaagcgTCAACTCGAAGCGGCTTCGTTGAATTTACGTACTTTTCTTCGCTACTTTCGACTTTCGCACCTAGAAAATGTTTTGCGACGCGCTCGTGTCACAACTCCAACCTCTTTGCTTCGTTTGAAGATTGAACATCTTGAAGTAAGCTTGTTCGACAGACAATCTCTCACCAATGCCATTGAGACACTAAACACTAGGCGTCACGCTTTCCTCACTTGGGAGATGGATATATCAGACATTGAAGAGAATTATCCGTCAGCGTATTCCGTTCTTTCGTGCTGCTCCGTTATGCTTCCTAAATCGATTCCCCAAGAGGTGATTTCTGCTgcactttcaaaaattcaTCCCAACTCGACGCCTTTGCGACTCGTCGAAAGTCTAAGCGCCTTGAAAAAGTACACACTATTAAAGCGAGACGAATTCAACGACGGAAGCGAAGTTTACAACTTGCACCATCTCGTCCACCGCAGCATTTTCGAACGATTGAGAGCAAACAAAGAAGCATTGGAGCACGTGCTCGTAACCGTGGGAGACGTGATGGTAAGCTTGATGAGCAGTTGCCAGTTGAGGTACATCGGTGAGCGTAGTAGAATACATCCTCATTACTTTTCGGTGGTAAAGAGTATGATATGTCTGCGAATGCTTCCTAGCGACACTCGTCACATCTGTATTGCTCTTGATATTACCTTTATAAATGGCGAATATGGAATTGTGAAGGAGTTGTCTTCTATGCTAATTGCCAATGTCAACGAGATGTCAAATGTGtcgggaaaagaaaaaagtgaaatTCTGCGTAATTGTATGT GTTATATATTGCTGAGCTCTGTAGCTGCCTTTCAAGATGACCATATTGGAGGCAAGAAACATTTCTATAAAGCGTTCGGAAAGAGAAGCATTGAAGATTTTACGGAGGACGAACTGGCTTCAATGCCTAATG GTCTAGTCGTTGCTGCAGCGCTTTATGCAACCCGTCAGGATGCTGATTATATATTTAGCAAAATGGCTAAGTTAACGCGATATAGAGATGTGCTAAGACCGA CGTTTTATGAGATGGCATTCGCATTTTTTCAAAGTGGTAAAGTCGAAATGTACCAACACCTTAAAGGagttttcgtttcgttttcgacttCGCATTCTGAACCTGCAGTAGAGCTTACAG gaCTTCTTTGCCTTGCTTTCTGCATGTTACATGAGAGCAAGTATCAAGAGGCTCTTGACTACTTTAAGCAACTTTTGGAATTTTATAAAGCCTTTGGCTCAGTTTTATCGCCACTAGAAGAGATGGCAG TACGCGTGGCGGCTTTTGACTGCTGCGAACGGACACGCCAATATGAATTTGGACACGAAGTGTTGAAGAAAGGATTGGATGAAGTTAAAGCTAGTTTATCGGCTGACAactttttttcaattaatt atcATACGAGGTACGGGTACAGTCTGTATTTGCTTGGTAAGTTCACCGAGGCTGTCAGTCAAATGAGGCTTTGCCTTGCGGTTTGTCCTCAGTCAAGGGAACCGTTTCTAGTGAGAA ACGTTACTTACATTTGTATGTCACTGATGAAACTCGGAAAACGTGACGAAATAGTTCAAACTTTGCATGAGTTTGAACATGTTTTGCAAAATTTTGCTGTTGATTGCGACAACGATGCTTTTTTAATGAGCGCTAAGG ATTGTTTCTATTTGTCGAAGGTTTATGCTGCGATGGAGAAGTGGAACGAAGCTGTAGCTCTACTAAAGAACAGATTATCCATGTACGAAAACTTTGGAACGCCACCTAGCTCTACAGCTCTTTCAA TGTCAGCTCTTCTGGCACTGTGCCTGCAAAAGATGGGGTTAATTGAGGAAGCATACAATTTGACGAATTCGGCACTTCTTCACTACAATCCAAGGCTATTTTCAGATGACAGTACATTGTCATTAC ttagTAGAGTACAGTCATGGTCTGCCCAAGAGTTAGGAAAAGGCGGCGACTCTATTCCATGA